Proteins encoded together in one Oceanobacillus iheyensis HTE831 window:
- the yidC gene encoding membrane protein insertase YidC produces the protein MRKKFGIIVALIALTTLLSGCTEINEPITPNSDGIWNTIFVYPVSWLITNVAGVFNEGYGLAIIIVTLFVRLLLMPLNVKQIKSSKAMQEIQPKLQEIQKKYTSKDANTQQKLQQETMELFQKNGVNPLAGCLPILVQMPIFVAMYHAIMRTPEISTHSFLWFQLGSPDYILPILTGLFTFLQQKLMMSTNTSMNSNPQMKLQMQIMLYVMPIMIGVMAFFFPAALALYWVTGNIFMVFQTLLINKPMMAKK, from the coding sequence TTGCGTAAAAAATTTGGAATTATAGTCGCTTTAATAGCACTAACGACATTGCTTTCAGGTTGTACGGAAATTAATGAACCAATAACACCTAATAGTGATGGTATTTGGAATACAATATTTGTATACCCGGTTTCTTGGTTAATTACAAATGTAGCAGGTGTATTTAATGAAGGTTATGGACTTGCTATTATAATCGTTACTTTATTTGTTCGTTTATTACTTATGCCATTAAATGTAAAACAAATTAAGAGTTCTAAGGCGATGCAAGAAATTCAACCGAAACTTCAAGAAATTCAAAAGAAATATACTTCTAAAGATGCAAATACGCAGCAGAAGTTACAACAAGAAACAATGGAATTATTCCAAAAAAATGGAGTTAATCCATTAGCAGGGTGTTTACCAATTTTGGTTCAGATGCCTATATTTGTTGCGATGTACCATGCAATTATGCGAACACCAGAAATTAGTACACATAGTTTCTTATGGTTTCAATTAGGATCACCAGATTATATTTTACCTATATTAACTGGTTTATTTACGTTCCTACAACAGAAATTGATGATGTCAACAAATACATCGATGAATAGTAATCCACAAATGAAATTACAAATGCAGATTATGTTATATGTAATGCCGATTATGATTGGTGTAATGGCATTCTTCTTCCCTGCAGCGTTGGCATTGTATTGGGTAACAGGTAACATATTTATGGTGTTCCAAACGCTTCTTATTAATAAGCCGATGATGGCTAAAAAATAA
- the mnmE gene encoding tRNA uridine-5-carboxymethylaminomethyl(34) synthesis GTPase MnmE: protein MLDTDTITAISTPVGEGAIAIVRLSGSEAITITSQIFEGKNLQEVPSHTIQYGKIIDPGTNEVAEEVMVSIMRGPKTFTREDVVEINCHGGMVAVNRVLEIVLAKGVRLAEPGEFTKRAFLHGRIDLSQAEAVMDLIRAKTDKAMSVALKQMDGRLSKLIQKLRQELLETVAHVEVNIDYPEYDDVEEMSHAMMKEKSKEVRDELDKLLQIAQQGKILREGLSTAIIGRPNVGKSSLMNTLVQENKAIVTEIPGTTRDIIEEYVNVRGVPLRLVDTAGIRETEDIVERIGVDRSRQVLKESDLILFVLNYNEPLSEDDKKLFEAVDGLEYIVIINKTDLEQQLDLDEVREFAKDRPVVTTALLEEQGVDELEKAIADTFFTGDIDTGDMTYVSNVRHIQLLKQAKQALEDAMEGIELGMPMDIVQIDVTRSWEFMGEIIGDTASDSLIDQLFSQFCLGK, encoded by the coding sequence ATGTTGGATACAGATACAATTACTGCGATATCGACTCCTGTTGGGGAGGGTGCTATTGCAATCGTTCGTTTAAGTGGGTCAGAAGCAATTACCATTACTTCACAAATATTTGAAGGTAAGAATCTACAAGAGGTCCCTTCACATACGATCCAATATGGAAAGATAATTGACCCTGGTACTAATGAGGTTGCAGAAGAAGTCATGGTTTCTATTATGCGTGGGCCAAAAACATTTACACGTGAAGATGTAGTAGAAATTAATTGCCATGGTGGTATGGTTGCTGTGAATCGTGTATTGGAAATTGTTTTAGCAAAAGGTGTTCGTTTAGCGGAACCTGGTGAATTTACGAAGCGTGCATTTTTACACGGAAGAATTGATTTATCGCAAGCAGAAGCAGTGATGGATTTAATTCGTGCCAAAACAGATAAGGCAATGTCTGTTGCATTAAAACAAATGGATGGACGATTATCGAAATTAATTCAGAAGTTACGCCAAGAATTGTTAGAAACAGTTGCTCATGTAGAAGTAAATATTGATTATCCCGAATATGATGATGTGGAAGAAATGTCACATGCAATGATGAAAGAAAAATCAAAGGAAGTGCGGGATGAATTAGATAAACTACTGCAAATAGCACAACAAGGAAAGATTTTACGTGAAGGATTGTCAACTGCTATTATTGGACGTCCAAACGTAGGAAAATCCTCGTTAATGAATACGCTTGTGCAGGAAAATAAAGCAATCGTAACAGAAATACCAGGAACAACACGTGATATAATCGAAGAATATGTTAATGTGCGCGGTGTTCCACTACGTTTAGTAGATACGGCAGGAATAAGAGAGACCGAGGATATCGTAGAGAGAATCGGTGTCGATCGTTCGAGACAAGTATTAAAAGAATCGGATTTAATTTTATTTGTGCTTAATTATAATGAACCACTATCGGAGGACGATAAGAAATTATTTGAAGCGGTAGATGGATTAGAATATATTGTGATTATTAATAAAACAGATTTAGAGCAACAATTGGATTTAGATGAAGTACGTGAATTTGCAAAAGATAGACCAGTTGTTACTACTGCCTTATTAGAAGAACAAGGGGTAGATGAGCTTGAAAAAGCCATTGCCGATACGTTCTTTACCGGAGATATAGATACTGGCGATATGACGTATGTTTCGAATGTCCGTCATATACAGCTACTAAAACAAGCGAAACAAGCTTTGGAAGACGCGATGGAAGGCATTGAATTAGGGATGCCGATGGATATCGTTCAAATTGATGTGACAAGATCATGGGAATTCATGGGTGAAATCATTGGTGATACTGCTAGTGATAGTCTGATTGATCAGTTATTCTCGCAATTTTGTTTAGGAAAATAA
- the jag gene encoding RNA-binding cell elongation regulator Jag/EloR, whose product MREVTASGQSVEEAIQSALAQLNANRDQVEIDVIDEGKKGVLGIFGSKRAVVKVCIAKDPVQETEKFIKEVTSNMNLSIDLDTTVEGNHVTYTMNGDQIAVLIGKRGQTLNSLQYLVHLAINRQSDTYYTVTLDAEGYRGRRQETLETLAARMADKALRTKKTVVLEPMPAFERKIIHSILQDRKDVSTYSDGVEPHRHIVIKPS is encoded by the coding sequence GTGAGAGAAGTAACTGCTAGCGGTCAATCAGTTGAAGAAGCAATTCAATCTGCATTAGCTCAATTGAATGCAAATAGAGATCAAGTAGAAATTGATGTAATTGATGAAGGAAAAAAAGGTGTATTAGGCATCTTTGGATCTAAACGCGCAGTTGTTAAGGTTTGTATAGCGAAAGATCCCGTGCAAGAGACGGAAAAATTTATAAAAGAAGTAACTAGCAACATGAATCTCTCTATCGATTTAGATACTACTGTTGAGGGAAATCATGTCACTTATACCATGAATGGCGACCAAATCGCAGTATTAATTGGGAAACGAGGACAGACTTTGAACTCCCTTCAATATTTAGTCCATTTAGCGATCAACAGGCAAAGTGACACATACTATACAGTAACGCTTGATGCGGAGGGCTATCGAGGTAGAAGACAGGAAACATTAGAAACATTAGCTGCACGCATGGCGGATAAAGCTTTAAGAACAAAGAAAACAGTTGTTTTAGAGCCAATGCCAGCATTTGAACGTAAGATTATTCACAGTATTTTACAGGATCGAAAAGATGTTTCTACCTATTCCGATGGTGTGGAACCACATCGACATATTGTTATCAAACCATCGTAA
- a CDS encoding YozQ family protein, giving the protein MSDKKTERSKSVADKTYQYSDYYKDDQLSQGMATSHEQVSDTYMEGTVDDQQTKQEKLPRKK; this is encoded by the coding sequence GTGTCAGATAAAAAAACAGAACGATCCAAAAGCGTAGCTGATAAGACCTATCAGTATTCCGATTACTATAAAGATGATCAACTATCTCAAGGTATGGCGACATCGCATGAACAAGTATCGGATACGTATATGGAAGGTACCGTTGACGATCAACAAACGAAACAAGAAAAATTACCGAGAAAAAAATAG